Proteins encoded in a region of the Microbacterium neungamense genome:
- a CDS encoding DUF2277 domain-containing protein, with amino-acid sequence MCRSIHTLHNFEPAATSEEVHAAALQYVRKIAGTTKPSKANQEAFDRAVAEIAHATQHLLNDLVATRPPKNREEEAAKARARAVASGRYAA; translated from the coding sequence ATGTGCCGCAGCATCCACACCCTCCACAATTTCGAGCCGGCCGCGACCTCCGAGGAGGTGCACGCCGCCGCGCTACAGTACGTGCGCAAGATCGCCGGGACGACGAAGCCGTCCAAGGCCAACCAGGAGGCCTTCGACCGCGCCGTCGCCGAGATCGCGCACGCCACGCAGCACCTGCTGAACGACCTCGTCGCCACCCGCCCGCCGAAGAATCGCGAGGAGGAGGCCGCGAAGGCCCGCGCCCGCGCGGTCGCCTCGGGCCGCTACGCCGCCTGA